A stretch of DNA from Scomber japonicus isolate fScoJap1 chromosome 19, fScoJap1.pri, whole genome shotgun sequence:
GCGGGGGATTTGAGCACTCTGTCCACCACGTCACACACCAGGTCCTCCAGTCTGTTCAGCAGGTCGTCAAATGACATGAAGGGACACTCGGCCTCCACGTGAGTGTACCTGAACGAGGGaaaatttaattattaaatgtgGATAAATGATCAGAATGCGGGAAGCTGTCACACATGTTTAAGAATCAGCCGACACCTTTGTGATCATTTTCCCACTGGGTTTACCGTCAGTGATATTTGCATTCATTCTCCTTCAATAATATGCTGTTTGatttacatcatttttacaaCCAGTCAGCCAGTTTTTATTAAGACATTCAGACACTACTGTAGACTCACTGAAACTTCAAAACAGCTGTGATTTaccatttctcttttctcttttttatacGGACAAAACTCCTAATCCACAATAATAACATCAATTTACTGAATGAAGGGGTAGGATCATGTGTAGCTGTTATCTAGCAACACAATCACCTGTCTCTACTATACAACAGTGGATAATATGTTGTTTATGTTATATGCCTGATTCAATTATACTTCCTCTTTGTGAGCTAAATCTACATCAAACTGTCAATTTTTCACATCTTAAACTACAATTTCTCCTATGTTGTAAATGTCAGTGGGTCACTTTACCTGAATCAGGATAATTGAAGGTAAGTGAGGAAAACCGTTACGGCCATATTAAGGTCACACagtcataaaaatataaaagctatcacacagtaaaatatgttaatgttgTCACAGTGTATTAAAGTTATGTGTCACTGCTGCTCATGTTGTCCTTTATTCTTTCTCCTCACTGTGCAGCAGCTGAAACCCATTTTCAAAAATCTGACcaattttaatgtgtgttataaACTGAGCTCAACATTCATTTTAGCttgtctgtaatgatttgcaATAGTTTAACCATCGTGCTGTGCTTGAAAATACagattttctacatttttgtgCTTCTAGAACAGATGTTTTGATGAAGTTCTAAATGGCTTTTTACTCACATAAGGTTTTATTGCATTTACAGTAATGGTTGTTATCTTGTAATCTTTCACTTGACCTAGTTCAGTCtccactgtggctgtgtggacGCGCGtgtgttagtttgtgtgtgtttgcgtgtgtgtttgtgtgtgtttatgtgtgtgtgtgtgtgttgcaccgTTTCAGTATAtaactagaaaaaaaacatcaagcaTTAACAGGTCCATTACTGTCCCCACTGAAACACAGtgatcaccccccccccaatccacTAATTAAATAGTGCAGATTGTCAGGTGTCTTTAACCAGTCTCACCAGTTCATCCAGAGCAGAGCTAAACTGACAACCAGTTCATGTGTCTGCTCTCTCCTGTAAAGTCCTTTAAGTGTCTGTAGTGATGTCAAACATTATCATCACTGTCATAGAGTGTGTGGAGAAACTGACACCACCATAAATGACAGCTAAATGAAACGAGTGCACATAAATTgtgtaaataacataaataaaacatttgttttcttttggagggggtgggggttttGCACTGCATATAGACTCACAAACAAATGCTTATTGATTTCCCAGTAAATGGATATTTGGCATTAGTTATGGcataaaaatagagaaaagcaCTGCGGGGGACGTCGTCAGGTCTGTACAATTATGGGGGAAGCATTGTGTTGTATGGTGCGGAAAGCTTCAGGAACTATGACAGTATAGAACTTAATTACTTAATAAAGTTGCCCtatactttttttccttctctatGTACCTTGGatgtaggtgaagttgtgccagaaacctccacccTGTTTCTACATCTGTCTGGTGTTGGAGACATATAATATGCTGTATATGTTGTTGTAATCATAATATCACTAGTATGATAGTTTTAGCTCTGATAATCACACCAAATAAGAAGAATTTtcctctgggctcaactatatTTTTCAACTTAATCTGATATCTTTAGTGAAATTCTGCTGTTTCTTTGGAAGTTAAACCACACTGGGACATCACAGTATTAACAGAAACTAAAATATCTCAGTCTGAatcagtttctctttttctacttATTTTTGGGTGTTCCTACACAGGACTACAGGAATAGAATAGCATGCTCACTCGGACAAGTGTCTGCGGGTGCGGGACTGCTCGGCTCGGTACGACTGTGAGATGCAGAAGGTGTCACCCAGAGCAGGTATGCAGGTCTCCAGGTACAGCTGGGAGGACTGCGTCAGGTATGCCTGCTCTCCAAAGTAGTTGAGGTTAAACAGCGTGGAGCCGCCCTCCACCTGAGTCTGCACCAGGGTTGGAGGAGTGATCTACCATCCAggaaagcaaataaaaagagGCGGTTAGACAACATGTGAGAAATACGTGTGTGTATCTGCAATCAGACTCAACCATTGTGTTCTCAGGCTGGTAAAATAATTACTCTAGATTTTGATTTAACCCTTATCTGATCTACACTCAGCTATCAATAAACATCAAAACTCCCACCCTGAAGGAGCCTTCATTGTAGCAGGAGACTTTAATCAAACTAATCTCAGGTCAGTCCTACCAAGTTTCTATCAAAATGTTAAATGCCCAACCAGGGGCGATAACACATTAAATCATGTCTACACAAACGTGATCAATGCATACAAGACTGTGTCATGCCCTCACTTTGGACAGTCTGATCACCTCTCTCTGTTAATGTTGCCAGCTTACAAACCTCTCATCAAAGCTAAGCCAACTAGCAGAGAAGTTAGAGTGTGGCCTGATGATGCAACAACACAACTGCAAGACTGTTCTGAGAGCACTGATTGGAGCCTTTTTGTTGATGCAGACCTTGATCAGTACACTTCATCGGTACTATCATACATCAACTTTTGTACCGAACATGTCACCACTGTTAAGAAAATCTGTGAGTTTCCTAACCAGAAACCCTGGCTGAACAACAAAGTTAGGAACTTGCTACGGCTTAGAGATGCTGCTTACAGAGCCAATGACACTACAGCCTATAGCCTAGCAAGGAGAAATCTTAAACATGGTATTAAGGAAGCAAAAAACAGCTACAGCTTCACGAACAATGATTCCAGACGTATGTGGCAGGGCATACGGGTCATGACAGACTACAAAAAGAATGACAATCATTCTGAAAGCAGCAACCCCTCATTAGCAGAGGACCGTAACAGGTTCTTTGCCCGCTTTGCAGATAACAACATCAGGGTAATGGACAGGCTGCCACCAGATCATCAGACAATCATTCTAGACTCGAATGAGGTCAGGAGGTCACTGAGCAACATCAACACGAAGAAGGCAGCTGGACCAGACGGCGTTCCGGGGCGGGTACTTCAGGCACGTGCAGATCAGTTGGCAGAGGTCTTCACTAACATCTTCAACCTTTCCCTGAACCACATTGTTGTCCCAACTTGTCTCAAAGCAACAACCACCGTGCCTATTCTCAAGCAAAAAAGCATTAGTTGTTTAAATGACTATCGCCCAATTGCACTCACCACGGTCATAGCCAAATGCTTTGAGAGATTAATTCTGGCCAAGATTAAACGTTCCATCCCTGCCACACTAGACCAACACCAGTTCGCCTACCGGCCAAACAGATCAGCAGAAGATGCAATCTGTGTTGCCCTCCACACTACACTGGAGCACCTGGAATGTCCTGACACATATGTCAGGATGCTCTTCTTGGACTTTAGTTCAGCCTTTAACACTATCATTCGAGATACACTGTTGGTTCCATTAgcacctgtactaagccattcggtgGGAGTCACGTGATGCAGCGAGGGTAGACGGACGTGCCACCGAGACCTCCCAACGACACCCAGTTAAAATTATCCTTAAACTGATTTAACTCGCCCAAACTCTGAACCCAAACTGATCTCAAGTACCAGATCCAAAGGGAAGCAAAACGACCCCACAGGCTCTCTGACCACGATGGACGTGGAAGATGCTAAAACTAAGCCATTCAGCTaatagctctaactccactaatttgcgaccaaatgaaaaaaaagggctgaggcgatgtttagatagacgtaatggtgcatatgacgcttgGTCGAAATTATGCAGAATCATCGCTTTAAAATTTGCTCCTTTGTGCTTAGATCTGCATGTTATTTACCCAACCGTTCTAAAGTTCTGAAGTTAAAAACAATCACCTCGTAGTATCCGCGGTCGAAGAAGTGGTCTCTGAAGCACTGCGTCACGGTGGATCGCACTCGGAGGATCTTGGAGATGTTCTCTCCTCGGATCATCATGTGTCGGTTGTTCAGCTGGACGTCGACGTCCGACTCTTCGTTCACCAGGTTGTCGGCGCCGCCTGCCGGAGCCAAGCCAATCAGCTCCCAGAAGTCACAGTGCAGCTCGTGGCCTCCAGGCGCCTGAGAGACGAAGACGAGAAGCGTTTGTAATTATTTGTTTCAGCGCTAAATTCGACTTATCTTAGTGCTCTTAGTATCTGCAACCAGGTTCCTTCAATGCATGAAAACAtgttctggtgtgtgtgtgtgtgtgtgtgtgtgtgtgtgtgtgtgtgtgtgtgtgaatgtactGCAGGTTTCCACTGCTGtagtgcaggtgtgtgtttttacgTTTTTTCCTTCAGGGACTGGAGTAACAATGCCGTACAGAGCCACAGTACTCTCTGTGGACAACACCAGGCCATTGTAGCACTGacactggaaaacaaaaaacaagagaagaagtCAGTGGTCGAGGAATCCGAGGACAGAATGCGACTGTAACATTAGTCTTCAACAGGTGTGATATCGATAACTAAAAAGGtccagtgaaatgaaaaatagcTTCCCTGTTTTAACCCTGTATCTCTTTGTTAATTGTTCATTTGTCTCTTTATATGCTAAATATGTTACAAAAAACGAAACATCAaggtattttttttacatctgtcttcctcttcctcttcctccgctTTGAGtcaagcttctcaaatgttaaaatattctggtttatttagtcttCAGTAATAGTAAAGTCAATGTCTTTTGGTTATGGACAAAGCAAGACAAGGAAacagtgattttttaaaaaactattatctaacattttatggaccaaacaattTGATGTAAAAAGATAACAGTCagattaatgattaatgaatgatAAAGCTATAAAAGTGTACCAGTTTATCAGACAGGACACACTGCAGGAAACCAGTTCCATCTCTCAAAACAATGAACATCAGGTTCTTCCCTGCAGACACAAAATACAGAGTCAACAGTCAGATCTGGATGAACAACATGAAGTCAAACACATCGAGATTCAATTCCTTGTATCAGGCTTCTTACCCTGTCTTCTGAGGCGATGAACCCATCCGAAGACTTTGACTCTCTGACCTCTCTTTGCCTCCAGCTGACGGATTTTAACCTGCATGAACACAGTCAATAATTCACATTAGTCAGACAAACCCACCCCCGCATTAGAGGCCTCCGTAGCTTCTCACAGCTCTAAAGTTACCTATTTAGAAAAGAAATATGTTCTGTGCACCTATGTTGGCATGTGTGGTTATATTTGAGTATTATGTGTCATCATTTAACTATTTATACACCAGTTATAAATGTCCAATCTGCTTATAACCACATTATAATCAATTATAGTGTAACAAACCATTTATTACATGCTAAGATACTGATTATAAATGTCAAATATGCATGCATCAAGACTATTTTGCTAgtagaaacaaagagaaatgtgaAAGACGGACCGGGGCAGGATCGGACAGGCTGGGGTCCTTCTCGATGATGACCTTCTTGGCTTCTTCCAggttcttctctctcctctcgttGTCCTCTGCCTGCACAACAAACATGGAGCAAGAAATTAAAAAACTAATAATGGAGTGAGTtttgatgtgaatgtgaataataatacagttaGACATGCACCTCCTTCTTGTCCTTGGTGTTGTTCTTCATCTGCTCACGGTTGAAGgccttctttgtgtttttcatctgaGTCTTAGAGATCACAGCCCAACGCTGAGGAAGAGAAATTAGTGGAAACAGACATCAAAACTTTAGATggaatgtgtttattttctctctaaAAACCTGATGGGATCATTTCCTGTGGGAATAATACATGACGAATGTGTAAGTAAACCaacctctccttccttctgtgagTCTACGTAGATGGTGGGGAAAGGCTCCTTCCCAGCAAACATCAGAGCCTGTGAAGATTTGATCATAAACACAATCAGATTCCTACTACTAACAATGAGTCCAGTAGCACAAAGCATTCTGAACAAACATGATTGGATATGATTAAACAATAGAGCTACTTTAAGCTACATGACCACTCACTTTGAGGGGAGTTTTGAAGGGTTTCTGCTGTGAGCCATCTCCATCCTGGTCATTGCCGCTTTTGTCTGACACGTACAGCTCACCTGAGAAACAGAAATGCAGTTAGATGTGTTCCTGGCACATACACAATATCTGTGGGAACCCTCGATTACTGTTCTTGTACAGAATGCAGAAAGAATCTTGAGAAAACTAGAAAACTTGACCATATAAACACCAATTCTGGCTTCTCTTCATTGGTTACCTGTGCAAACTAGAACTGATTTTAAGGTTCTTCTTGCACCACCTTACTTATCCGAACTAATTATGGCATATACACCGGCACGCCGTCTTATCTCTAGAATGActtttcattttacatattACAGAAGCACGTTCAGTTGAAATCTTTAAATCAAGACAGAAAATCTACCTTTAGTCACTTCATTCATATATAAACTACCCTAGAACGTAGCTGGGTCCATCACCTTTTCAACTTCTCTTTaacattgatgtttttaaagtggTTGTTTCATATGTTTTGTCCTGTGTGCTCTTTTTAAATTGTGAAGTGTACTGGAACTCTGCTGCATGCTGATTCtgcactttaaataaaatggattgattgattcattgattgaaGAGACAGACTAACAccttgtgaaaaacaaaacgGTTTTCATAATAACTCTTCTCATGCTCAGAGTGGTAACATGAGtgagagtgaaagtgaaagtcaAGAACTTCCCATTGTCAAATTCTGAACTCTTGCcaataaatactgaaacattttAGACTGGACAAAGATAGATGATGCTGGAATTATGCAAGTAGGGTGTTGGTGGTGTCACTCGAAGGATTCAAGAGGAAGTTAGCTATTCAACACAATTTATCTGCTGAAGCTAGAAGTTTCCCATTTTTGTGGTTCTATTTTTGACCTTGGCACTCTTAATGTTACTCTAGGCCTATTATTAAACCTGCCACCCCATCTACAAAACCCCCTTTAACATTTTATCTAAAATCAGGTTTGTGGAGGAGGTGCAAAGTGACCAAATCACTGAGTAACACACAGAGTCTACAAGTATATAGGCAAAGGTGTCCACATATTTTTGGTCATAGAGTGCATCCCTCTTAAAATCTTCATAAAAATTGACACAAATTTTAACAGTAACTTTAATAATAGACAGGGAAACCATCTTTATTTTCAGATACACGCGACTGAATTATCGGTAACAGGGTGCGACCATGCAGCCTTTTTAGCACGGTAAGGAGAGGTTATACCAGGTTGAATGAATGACGCAGCCCCTTCACTGACAGCTGTCATGGCTAAATATTAGCATACAGTTCTCTTCTCATGgctcacatttttattgttatttttaattcaaatgtgCACATACGTTTAGTGAGTGTCTAAACCAGCTCTGTATGAACGAATATACATAACCAGATCCCGAACACAGTGTTAGCTCGAATGCTAACTGCTATCCTCCCTGCGACTGATGCAATACGCAGGACACACATGTCTATGGAAGCTAACGCTAGCGTAGCTAATACTAGctggtttttgttgttttttttcccttaccAACTGAGACTTCCTCCAAACCTTTAGTTATCTCCGTCGCCATGTCAGTCCAGGTGTCGCTGAGTACGGTAAACGAGAGACTTTGGTTCAAAACAAGGTATCAAACTCCAGAGGCGTCCGCCGGTGGTATCCACTCAGACCCAGACACGCAGCTTTGCATCAGCCACGCAAGTCTACACAGTCCGCAGGAGAGGCGTTGACCAGCCTCGTTGATTGGCTGTTAATGTACACGTCACTTCCATAAACGTGAACGACCGACTCCCATTGTTTCTGCATTGATTTGAgtttgtgattttattattgaaaatattgatgaaagttttaatttaacttGGATGAACGTATTGTTTTGTCTCAATTttaaatataagaaaaaaatgtcattaataagataagataaataaataagattataatattatattataatggacaattattattattattatggccAAATTCCATATCTCTAAATGTAAAGTTAAAGGTAAGAAACCATGCTGCTGTATTGCACTTAGCAATGAGATCAAACAATACATTAATTCAGTTCAATCCTCCCTAAAACCGAAAGCAATTAAAACTGTAACACATTGTGCTATGTCAATCTTTATACATACCCCCCATTTCCAGTTGTAAagtgtatattttcttttacatataGGCTACATAAAGTTTGTATATGTAGCCTACCCAAAATGTATACGGTTTTGTACGTTGTGTTcatataatttttttaaatactgtcaaTAAAAacgagaaaaaaaatcccatagtttcttcttccctttattGTTCTTAGTTGTTACCGGCAGCCAAAATATCGCATTACCGCCATCTCCTGGAATTAAACTAATATCTCAACTCACTGACTTTCAGCTTCCACAAATCTTTCAAACCAAATTCTGTGCTTTTGACATAAACTTGTCAACTATCAATCAGTTTAACTTTGCCCGCTTCATTCC
This window harbors:
- the nars1 gene encoding asparagine--tRNA ligase, cytoplasmic isoform X2, whose amino-acid sequence is MATEITKGELYVSDKSGNDQDGDGSQQKPFKTPLKALMFAGKEPFPTIYVDSQKEGERWAVISKTQMKNTKKAFNREQMKNNTKDKKEAEDNERREKNLEEAKKVIIEKDPSLSDPAPVKIRQLEAKRGQRVKVFGWVHRLRRQGKNLMFIVLRDGTGFLQCVLSDKLCQCYNGLVLSTESTVALYGIVTPVPEGKNAPGGHELHCDFWELIGLAPAGGADNLVNEESDVDVQLNNRHMMIRGENISKILRVRSTVTQCFRDHFFDRGYYEITPPTLVQTQVEGGSTLFNLNYFGEQAYLTQSSQLYLETCIPALGDTFCISQSYRAEQSRTRRHLSEYTHVEAECPFMSFDDLLNRLEDLVCDVVDRVLKSPAGELLYDINPDFKPPKRPFKRMNYTEAIDWLKEHNIKKDDGTFYEFGEDIPEAPERLMTDSINETILLCRFPAEIKSFYMMRCPEDRRLTESVDVLMPNVGEIVGGSMRIWDAEELLEGYKREGIDPTPYYWYNDQRKYGTCPHGGYGLGLERFLTWLLNRHHIRDVCLYPRFIQRCRP
- the nars1 gene encoding asparagine--tRNA ligase, cytoplasmic isoform X1; translation: MATEITKGLEEVSVGELYVSDKSGNDQDGDGSQQKPFKTPLKALMFAGKEPFPTIYVDSQKEGERWAVISKTQMKNTKKAFNREQMKNNTKDKKEAEDNERREKNLEEAKKVIIEKDPSLSDPAPVKIRQLEAKRGQRVKVFGWVHRLRRQGKNLMFIVLRDGTGFLQCVLSDKLCQCYNGLVLSTESTVALYGIVTPVPEGKNAPGGHELHCDFWELIGLAPAGGADNLVNEESDVDVQLNNRHMMIRGENISKILRVRSTVTQCFRDHFFDRGYYEITPPTLVQTQVEGGSTLFNLNYFGEQAYLTQSSQLYLETCIPALGDTFCISQSYRAEQSRTRRHLSEYTHVEAECPFMSFDDLLNRLEDLVCDVVDRVLKSPAGELLYDINPDFKPPKRPFKRMNYTEAIDWLKEHNIKKDDGTFYEFGEDIPEAPERLMTDSINETILLCRFPAEIKSFYMMRCPEDRRLTESVDVLMPNVGEIVGGSMRIWDAEELLEGYKREGIDPTPYYWYNDQRKYGTCPHGGYGLGLERFLTWLLNRHHIRDVCLYPRFIQRCRP